In Lachnospiraceae bacterium, one DNA window encodes the following:
- the lysS gene encoding lysine--tRNA ligase produces the protein MGEQQKSNQTEQDLNHVLKARRDKLAELQAAGKDPFQITKYDVTAHSMDIKEHYEEWEGKEVSIAGRLMFKRVMGKASFCNIQDLKGNIQVYVARDSIGEDAYKDFKKMDIGDIVGVKGKAFTTKTGEISVHADEVTLLSKSLQVLPEKFHGLTDTDMRYRQRYVDLIMNTDVKDTFIKRSKILAAIRKYLGGEGFMEVETPMLVANAGGAAARPFETHFNALNEDLKLRISLELYLKRLIVGGLERVYEIGRVFRNEGLDTRHNPEFTLMELYQAYTDYHGMMDLTENLYRFVAQEVLGTTKIVYNGIEMDLGKPFERITMVDAVKKYSGVDFNEIHTLEEARAVAKEKNIAFEERHKKGDIINLFFEEFVEEHLLQPTFVMDHPVEISPLTKKKPENPDYVERFEFFMNGWEMANAYSELNDPIDQRERFKAQEELFAAGDEEANHTDEDFLNALEIGMPPTGGIGFGIDRMCMLLTDSAAIRDVLLFPTMKSLDGVNKKNDVNNTASEAPEKNVKTESEKIDFSKVKVEPLFEEFVDFDTFSKSDFRAVKVKECVAVPKSKKLLQFTLDDGTGTDRTILSGIHAYYEPEELVGKTLIAITNLPPRAMMGIDSCGMLLSAIHEEEGEEKLHLLMVDDHIPAGAKLY, from the coding sequence GTGGGAGAGCAGCAGAAGTCAAATCAGACAGAGCAGGATTTAAACCATGTACTGAAGGCACGCCGTGACAAGCTGGCAGAACTTCAGGCAGCTGGAAAGGACCCTTTCCAGATCACAAAATATGATGTAACTGCCCACAGCATGGATATTAAGGAACATTACGAAGAGTGGGAAGGAAAAGAAGTAAGCATTGCCGGACGTTTAATGTTTAAGCGTGTTATGGGTAAGGCTTCTTTCTGCAACATTCAGGATCTTAAGGGAAATATCCAGGTTTATGTGGCAAGAGACAGCATCGGTGAAGATGCATATAAAGATTTTAAGAAGATGGATATCGGTGATATCGTAGGCGTAAAGGGAAAAGCATTCACCACAAAGACAGGTGAGATTTCCGTTCATGCAGACGAAGTGACCCTTCTTTCCAAGAGCCTTCAGGTCCTTCCGGAGAAGTTCCATGGTCTGACTGATACAGATATGCGTTACCGTCAGCGTTACGTAGATCTTATCATGAATACAGATGTAAAGGATACCTTTATAAAGCGTTCCAAGATTTTAGCTGCTATCCGTAAATATTTAGGCGGAGAAGGCTTTATGGAAGTAGAGACTCCTATGCTGGTTGCAAATGCAGGTGGTGCAGCAGCAAGACCATTTGAGACTCATTTCAATGCTTTAAATGAAGACCTGAAGCTGCGTATTTCACTGGAGCTTTATTTAAAACGTCTGATCGTAGGCGGTCTGGAGAGAGTATACGAGATCGGTCGTGTATTCCGTAATGAAGGTCTTGATACAAGACACAACCCGGAATTTACTTTGATGGAGTTATATCAGGCATATACTGATTACCACGGCATGATGGATTTAACAGAAAATCTGTACCGTTTCGTTGCGCAGGAAGTTCTTGGAACTACTAAGATCGTATACAATGGTATTGAAATGGATCTTGGAAAGCCATTTGAGCGCATTACTATGGTAGATGCTGTTAAGAAGTATTCAGGTGTAGATTTCAACGAGATCCACACACTGGAAGAAGCAAGAGCTGTTGCAAAAGAAAAGAATATTGCATTTGAAGAGCGCCATAAGAAGGGTGATATCATAAACCTGTTCTTCGAGGAATTCGTAGAAGAACACCTGTTACAGCCAACCTTTGTTATGGACCATCCAGTAGAGATCTCTCCATTAACAAAGAAAAAACCAGAAAACCCAGATTATGTAGAGCGTTTCGAGTTCTTCATGAATGGCTGGGAAATGGCAAATGCTTATTCCGAGTTAAACGATCCGATCGATCAGAGAGAACGTTTCAAAGCACAGGAAGAACTGTTTGCTGCCGGTGATGAAGAAGCAAACCATACAGACGAAGATTTCTTAAATGCACTGGAGATCGGTATGCCTCCTACAGGTGGTATCGGTTTCGGTATTGACAGAATGTGTATGCTGCTTACTGATTCTGCAGCGATCAGAGACGTACTTCTGTTCCCGACAATGAAGTCCTTAGATGGTGTAAATAAGAAAAATGATGTAAATAATACAGCTTCTGAAGCACCTGAAAAAAATGTAAAAACTGAGTCTGAAAAGATTGATTTTTCTAAGGTAAAGGTAGAGCCTTTATTTGAGGAATTTGTTGATTTTGATACATTCAGTAAGTCAGATTTCCGTGCAGTAAAGGTTAAAGAGTGTGTTGCAGTACCGAAGTCAAAGAAACTGTTACAGTTTACTCTTGATGACGGAACAGGCACAGACAGAACCATTTTAAGCGGTATTCACGCTTATTATGAGCCTGAAGAACTGGTTGGAAAGACTCTTATCGCTATCACAAATCTTCCACCGAGAGCGATGATGGGCATTGACTCTTGCGGTATGCTCCTCAGTGCTATTCATGAAGAAGAAGGCGAAGAAAAGCTTCATCTTCTGATGGTAGATGACCACATTCCGGCAGGTGCAAAGCTCTATTAA
- a CDS encoding ClbS/DfsB family four-helix bundle protein codes for MRTYENKDELKNEINKSFAKYISEFNDIPEHLKDKRIDEVDRTPAENLAYQVGWTTLVIKWESDERKGIPVKTPSDNFKWNQLGELYQWFTDTYAQLSLQELKDRLNENINSIYVMIDSLSEEELFKPHMRKWADEATRTAVWEVYKFIHVNTVAPFGTFRTKIRKWKKIAL; via the coding sequence TTGAGAACATATGAGAATAAAGACGAGCTTAAAAACGAGATAAATAAAAGCTTTGCAAAGTATATTTCAGAATTTAATGATATTCCGGAGCATTTAAAAGATAAGAGAATTGATGAGGTCGATCGAACTCCGGCAGAAAATCTTGCTTATCAGGTTGGCTGGACAACTCTTGTTATTAAATGGGAATCAGACGAAAGAAAGGGTATTCCTGTCAAAACTCCTTCGGATAATTTTAAGTGGAATCAGCTTGGCGAATTATATCAATGGTTCACAGATACATATGCTCAGCTGTCACTGCAAGAATTGAAAGACAGATTGAATGAGAATATCAACTCTATTTATGTAATGATTGATTCTCTGAGTGAGGAAGAATTATTTAAACCACATATGAGAAAATGGGCTGACGAAGCAACTAGAACAGCTGTCTGGGAAGTATACAAATTCATACATGTTAATACAGTTGCTCCGTTCGGAACCTTTAGAACCAAGATTAGAAAATGGAAAAAGATTGCACTATAA
- the alr gene encoding alanine racemase has protein sequence MRPYSRVYATVNLDAVASNMKSMRENLPASTLIMGSVKADGYGHGSVPIAKTIEPYVFGYAVATIDEGIILRRHGINKTILILGVTHESQYEELLRYDIRTAMFQYEKAKKLSDLAVKHGKKAVVHLALDTGMSRIGMKADREHAKEAASIAALEGIEVEGLFTHFARADETDKSAYEEQYRRYKEFLGYLEELGVQIPIRHCSNSAGIVESLESNHMDMVRAGIAIYGMYPSDEVDHNSVKLTPAMEIKSCITYIKEIGAGTAVSYGGTFVADHTMKVATIPVGYGDGYVRSLSGKGDVLIRGKRAAILGRICMDQFMVDVTDIPDVQEDDEVTLLGKDGSECITMEELAEKSGGFHYEMVCDIGKRIPRVYLKDGNIVGTKDYFDDVFKEFA, from the coding sequence ATGAGACCTTACAGCAGAGTGTATGCAACAGTAAACCTGGATGCTGTTGCTTCTAATATGAAATCCATGAGGGAAAATCTGCCTGCATCAACCCTGATCATGGGTTCAGTAAAAGCAGACGGTTATGGACACGGAAGTGTTCCTATAGCGAAAACGATCGAACCCTATGTGTTTGGATATGCAGTAGCTACAATTGATGAGGGCATTATACTTCGCAGACATGGGATCAATAAAACGATCCTTATCCTGGGTGTGACCCATGAGTCACAATATGAGGAGCTTCTGCGCTATGATATCCGCACTGCTATGTTCCAGTATGAAAAAGCAAAAAAACTGTCAGACCTGGCTGTAAAGCATGGTAAAAAGGCAGTAGTACATCTGGCACTTGATACAGGTATGAGCCGTATCGGCATGAAAGCAGACAGAGAACATGCAAAAGAAGCAGCATCTATTGCAGCTTTAGAAGGTATTGAAGTAGAAGGACTGTTTACCCATTTTGCAAGAGCAGATGAGACAGATAAATCAGCCTATGAAGAGCAGTATCGCCGTTATAAAGAATTTTTAGGCTATCTTGAGGAATTGGGTGTTCAGATCCCTATCCGCCACTGCTCCAACAGTGCCGGTATTGTGGAATCTCTGGAGTCCAACCACATGGATATGGTAAGGGCAGGTATTGCCATTTATGGCATGTATCCTTCAGATGAGGTGGATCATAACAGTGTGAAGCTGACACCTGCTATGGAGATAAAGAGCTGTATCACCTATATCAAGGAGATCGGGGCAGGTACGGCGGTCAGCTATGGCGGTACTTTTGTGGCAGACCATACTATGAAAGTAGCAACCATTCCAGTAGGTTACGGAGATGGTTATGTCCGGTCTCTTTCCGGAAAAGGAGATGTGCTGATTCGTGGAAAGAGGGCAGCTATTTTAGGCCGCATCTGTATGGATCAGTTTATGGTAGATGTAACGGATATCCCGGATGTACAGGAGGATGACGAGGTTACCCTTTTAGGAAAGGACGGTTCTGAATGCATTACTATGGAAGAACTGGCTGAAAAGTCCGGCGGCTTCCATTATGAAATGGTCTGTGATATTGGAAAACGTATACCAAGAGTCTATTTAAAAGACGGAAATATAGTGGGTACTAAAGATTATTTTGATGATGTATTTAAAGAATTTGCGTGA
- a CDS encoding zinc-ribbon domain-containing protein, with protein MNNSLAEVHPELVSEWSEKNLPLTPDDISFGSNKKVWWKGACGHEWETSVKARSNGEKCPICSGARVIAGINDLATLKPLLEKQWSEKNKIKPTEVSIGSHKKVIWRCEKGHEWEAAVKSRTINKTGCPYCSHNKVLAGFNDFATLLPDIAAEWSDRNYPLLPTQVTVFANRKAWWKCKDCGREWNTLISTRSGGSKCPYCSGYIFLKGFNDLQTTHPEIASEWSEKNLPLKPDEVNAKSRKNVWWRCSKCGNEWKSVINAHVKGTVCPVCAEREVLAGYNDLATTDSQLLSEWDYEQNKLKPTEVSRTSAKRAWWKCRHGHSWSMKINERTILNKGCRFCEQGYLSLFPALAVSYYSNRKGLKAELGSDRLLGVPLETYIPSEKLAIESGSADENLEIMKAYMCKQRGIRLIKLPMKGTELDYANNLKKVFQSVHIFISSDTEEDVEIIKNTFERWRDSQ; from the coding sequence ATGAATAACAGTTTAGCAGAAGTACACCCGGAGCTTGTTTCGGAGTGGTCGGAAAAGAATTTACCGCTTACACCTGATGATATTAGCTTCGGCTCAAATAAAAAAGTATGGTGGAAAGGTGCTTGCGGTCACGAATGGGAAACAAGCGTAAAGGCTCGTTCTAATGGAGAAAAATGCCCGATATGCTCCGGTGCGAGAGTGATTGCAGGGATTAACGATTTGGCGACATTAAAGCCGCTACTGGAAAAGCAGTGGTCGGAAAAGAATAAGATAAAACCGACAGAAGTTTCTATTGGTTCTCATAAGAAAGTGATATGGAGATGTGAAAAAGGACACGAGTGGGAAGCTGCTGTTAAGAGCAGGACAATAAATAAAACTGGTTGCCCGTATTGCTCCCATAATAAAGTGTTGGCAGGATTTAATGACTTTGCAACACTTCTGCCGGATATAGCAGCCGAGTGGTCGGACAGAAATTATCCATTACTTCCAACTCAGGTTACGGTCTTTGCCAATCGTAAGGCTTGGTGGAAATGTAAGGATTGCGGCAGAGAGTGGAACACCCTTATTTCTACCCGTTCTGGTGGCAGTAAATGCCCGTATTGCAGTGGGTACATATTTCTGAAAGGGTTTAACGATTTGCAGACAACACACCCGGAAATTGCTTCGGAGTGGTCGGAGAAGAACTTGCCATTGAAGCCTGATGAAGTAAATGCAAAGTCGAGGAAAAATGTCTGGTGGAGATGCAGTAAATGCGGTAACGAGTGGAAATCTGTTATCAATGCCCATGTGAAAGGTACGGTATGCCCCGTTTGTGCAGAGAGAGAAGTCCTTGCCGGATATAATGATTTGGCGACAACAGACAGTCAGCTTCTTAGCGAATGGGATTATGAACAGAATAAACTGAAACCTACAGAGGTATCACGAACTTCGGCAAAGAGAGCGTGGTGGAAATGCAGGCACGGTCATTCGTGGAGTATGAAGATAAATGAAAGAACGATATTGAATAAAGGCTGTCGATTTTGTGAGCAGGGGTATTTGTCATTATTTCCTGCTTTGGCGGTCAGCTATTATTCTAATAGGAAAGGTTTGAAAGCAGAACTTGGTTCTGACCGATTGCTTGGAGTTCCGCTTGAAACATACATACCTTCAGAAAAGTTGGCTATTGAGTCAGGAAGTGCCGATGAGAATTTAGAAATAATGAAAGCATATATGTGCAAGCAAAGAGGAATAAGGCTGATTAAGCTGCCGATGAAAGGCACAGAACTGGATTATGCCAATAATTTAAAGAAAGTTTTTCAGAGCGTACATATATTTATTTCTTCCGATACCGAGGAAGATGTGGAGATAATCAAAAATACATTTGAAAGATGGAGGGACAGCCAATGA
- a CDS encoding ParA family protein produces MSNCKTISVCNQKGGVGKTTTTVNLGVGLAMQGKKVLLIDADPQGDLTTCLGWQDTDGLGITLATKLTDVINETMTDPMVGILHHEEGVDLVPANLELSAMEFNLVNAMSRETTLKNYLCQVKNRYDYVIIDCMPSLGMVTLNALSAADSVIIPVQAQYLPAKGMTQLVQTISKVKKYINPDIKIDGMLLTLVDSRTNLAKSTVEALRANFGNQIRMYRTQIPIAVKAAETSSKGKSIYAYEPNSTVSKAYTEFTKEVLADGRKKERLHSHEAR; encoded by the coding sequence GTGTCAAACTGCAAAACGATTTCCGTATGTAACCAGAAAGGCGGAGTCGGAAAGACTACCACAACAGTTAATCTCGGAGTCGGGCTTGCAATGCAGGGCAAGAAAGTATTGCTCATAGACGCAGACCCGCAGGGCGATTTAACGACTTGTCTTGGTTGGCAGGATACAGACGGTTTGGGTATCACGCTTGCAACAAAACTCACAGATGTAATCAATGAAACGATGACAGACCCTATGGTTGGTATCCTGCATCACGAAGAAGGTGTTGACCTTGTTCCGGCAAACCTTGAGCTTTCAGCAATGGAATTTAACCTTGTAAACGCAATGAGCAGAGAAACTACACTCAAGAATTATTTGTGTCAAGTGAAAAACAGATATGATTATGTAATTATAGACTGTATGCCTTCACTTGGTATGGTTACTCTCAATGCTTTATCGGCGGCAGACAGTGTTATCATTCCGGTTCAGGCTCAGTATTTGCCTGCAAAGGGTATGACACAGCTTGTGCAGACCATTTCAAAAGTAAAGAAGTATATCAATCCGGATATTAAGATAGACGGTATGCTTCTTACTTTGGTGGATAGCCGAACAAACCTTGCAAAGAGTACAGTGGAAGCACTCAGGGCGAATTTTGGTAATCAGATAAGAATGTATCGAACACAAATCCCGATTGCCGTAAAAGCCGCTGAAACTTCTTCCAAAGGCAAGAGCATTTATGCTTATGAGCCAAACAGTACAGTGTCTAAGGCATACACTGAATTTACAAAGGAGGTGTTAGCCGATGGCAGGAAGAAAGAGCGACTTCACTCTCACGAAGCTCGATGA
- the greA gene encoding transcription elongation factor GreA, with protein sequence MADKKHILTYAGLKQYEDELQNLKVVKRKEVAQKIKEAREQGDLSENAEYDAAKDEQRDIELRIEELEKLLKNAEVVVEEEIDVNKINIGCKVKLLDVEYDEEMEFYIVGSTEANSLQNKISNEAPVGRALIGKSVGDVVDVETQAGIIQYKVLEIQRVS encoded by the coding sequence ATGGCAGATAAGAAACACATTTTGACATATGCCGGACTGAAGCAGTACGAGGATGAGCTGCAGAACTTGAAAGTAGTCAAAAGAAAAGAAGTAGCTCAGAAGATCAAAGAGGCAAGAGAACAGGGAGACCTTTCTGAGAACGCTGAGTACGATGCAGCAAAAGATGAACAGAGAGATATCGAGCTTCGTATTGAAGAACTGGAGAAGCTGTTAAAGAACGCTGAAGTTGTTGTAGAAGAAGAAATTGATGTAAATAAGATCAACATCGGCTGCAAAGTGAAACTGTTAGATGTAGAATATGACGAGGAGATGGAATTTTATATTGTAGGTTCCACTGAGGCAAACAGCCTTCAGAACAAGATCTCCAATGAAGCTCCTGTAGGACGTGCTCTAATCGGCAAGTCTGTAGGAGATGTTGTAGACGTAGAAACACAGGCTGGAATCATTCAGTACAAGGTACTGGAGATCCAGAGAGTATCATAA
- a CDS encoding YebC/PmpR family DNA-binding transcriptional regulator — protein MSGHSKFANIKHKKERNDAAKGKIFTVIGRELAVAVKEGGPDPANNSKLRDVIAKAKANNMPNDTIDRGIKKAAGDAASVNYETLTYEGYGPSGVAIIVDTLTDNKNRTAANVRSAFTKGGGNVGTPGSVSYMFDKKGQIIIDKEECEMDADELMMAALDAGAEDFSEEEDSYEVITAPDDFSAVREALEALKIPMMEADVTMIPQTWVELSDEDDIKKLNRILDLLDEDDDVQAVYHNWDE, from the coding sequence ATGTCAGGACATTCAAAATTTGCCAATATCAAACATAAAAAGGAGCGCAACGATGCTGCTAAGGGTAAGATCTTTACTGTTATCGGAAGAGAGTTAGCGGTAGCTGTAAAAGAGGGCGGACCTGATCCGGCAAATAACAGCAAGCTTCGTGATGTTATTGCAAAGGCAAAAGCAAACAACATGCCAAACGATACCATTGACCGTGGTATCAAAAAGGCAGCAGGTGATGCAGCTTCCGTAAACTACGAAACACTTACATACGAAGGTTACGGTCCAAGCGGTGTTGCTATTATCGTAGATACTCTGACAGACAACAAGAACCGTACAGCTGCAAATGTAAGAAGTGCATTTACAAAGGGCGGCGGCAATGTAGGAACTCCAGGAAGCGTTTCCTATATGTTCGATAAAAAAGGCCAGATCATCATCGACAAAGAGGAGTGCGAGATGGATGCAGACGAACTGATGATGGCTGCATTAGATGCAGGTGCTGAGGATTTTTCCGAGGAAGAAGACAGCTACGAAGTTATTACTGCACCTGATGATTTCAGTGCAGTGCGTGAAGCATTAGAAGCATTAAAAATCCCGATGATGGAAGCAGATGTTACCATGATCCCACAGACATGGGTAGAGCTTTCAGACGAAGATGATATTAAGAAATTAAACCGTATTCTGGATCTGTTAGATGAGGACGATGACGTTCAGGCTGTATATCACAATTGGGATGAGTAA
- a CDS encoding type II toxin-antitoxin system PemK/MazF family toxin — protein sequence MIIRRGDIYYADLRPVVGSEQGGVRPVLIIQNDVGNRHSPTVICAAITSRMNKAKLPTHVELNRGSCDMIRDSVILLEQVRTIDKQRLKEKICHIDGELLQKVNEALKISLELHT from the coding sequence GTGATCATCAGACGCGGAGATATTTATTATGCAGATTTAAGACCTGTTGTAGGGTCTGAACAAGGCGGTGTGCGGCCAGTCCTTATCATTCAGAATGATGTGGGAAACCGGCACAGTCCAACCGTGATCTGCGCAGCGATCACATCAAGGATGAATAAGGCGAAGCTGCCTACCCATGTAGAATTAAACAGGGGAAGCTGTGACATGATACGGGATTCCGTGATCCTTTTAGAGCAGGTCAGGACCATTGACAAGCAGAGACTAAAGGAGAAGATATGTCATATTGACGGGGAACTGTTACAAAAGGTAAATGAGGCATTAAAGATAAGCCTGGAACTGCATACATAG
- a CDS encoding peptidase E, producing MKLFLCSHFSSVGSLIKEEIENKKVAFIPTASLREGYTGYVGSARKLFKKLGAIVTEIDISTEAYSTIQSVFEDADVIYFTGGNSFFLIDQLRKTGTDELLKKELAKGKLMIGESAGAIICAPSIQYIEQMDEKPEDYSQEDDAGLDLIDFYVLPHYLTAPFKKVTEKIMTEFSDLNLCPINNHQGIVIDGEGSKVICKD from the coding sequence ATGAAACTGTTTTTATGTTCGCACTTTTCAAGTGTAGGAAGTCTGATAAAGGAAGAAATTGAAAATAAAAAAGTCGCATTTATTCCAACAGCTTCGCTGCGTGAAGGCTACACCGGTTATGTCGGCTCGGCTCGAAAATTATTCAAAAAGTTGGGAGCAATCGTAACTGAAATTGATATTTCAACGGAGGCTTATTCAACGATACAGTCTGTTTTTGAAGATGCGGATGTGATATATTTTACCGGCGGAAATTCTTTTTTCCTTATAGACCAGCTCCGTAAAACGGGAACGGATGAGCTGTTGAAAAAAGAATTGGCAAAGGGAAAACTGATGATTGGTGAATCGGCAGGTGCGATTATATGCGCTCCAAGCATCCAATATATCGAGCAAATGGATGAAAAGCCGGAGGACTACTCACAAGAAGATGATGCAGGGCTTGATTTGATTGATTTCTATGTTCTTCCGCATTATCTTACAGCACCATTTAAGAAAGTTACCGAGAAAATAATGACTGAATTTTCGGATTTGAATCTATGCCCTATTAACAACCATCAGGGAATTGTAATTGATGGTGAAGGTTCAAAGGTTATTTGCAAAGACTAA
- a CDS encoding MATE family efflux transporter, with protein sequence MGGILNRTWEMLHDGRFLKKALMIACPVALQGMLNTIVNMVDTLMIGGLGSTAIAAVGLANKVFFVFSLLVFGIVSGGGILAAQFWGSGDVKNIRKVLGLCVMLAMVGALFFVIPAIASPKMVMRIFTTSEGSIELGAKYLRIAALCYPFIALTNVYVAMLRASNKVVFPVICSCIAIAINICLNYVLIFGKFGAPTMGVAGAACATLIARCIEVTLVLCYVYGKKLPLACGFKGMFGWHKTFIARFVETSAPVIANEFMWGLGTTMYSLAYGRMGDDAVAAITIATTIQDIAVVLFQGLSAATAVILGNELGAGKLKRAEKYATQFFILQFIVTITAGVCLILGRWKIIGIYSITPEVAMDVSRCLLVFAAYMPAKMFNYVNIVGVLRSGGDTRMCLFLDTSGVWFIGVPLAFLGALVWHLPIYWVYALVMSEEVYKTILGYMRYRQKKWLKNLAIQV encoded by the coding sequence ATGGGAGGAATATTAAATCGTACCTGGGAAATGCTTCATGACGGGCGTTTCTTAAAAAAGGCACTTATGATCGCATGCCCGGTGGCACTGCAGGGAATGTTAAATACCATTGTAAATATGGTAGATACTCTTATGATCGGAGGATTGGGATCCACTGCTATCGCAGCAGTTGGTCTTGCCAACAAAGTGTTTTTCGTGTTTTCTCTGCTGGTTTTCGGAATTGTCAGCGGCGGTGGTATTTTAGCGGCTCAGTTCTGGGGCAGTGGCGATGTGAAAAATATCAGGAAGGTTTTAGGGCTTTGTGTGATGCTTGCTATGGTGGGAGCATTATTTTTTGTGATACCGGCTATTGCCAGCCCTAAAATGGTCATGAGGATTTTCACTACCAGTGAGGGAAGCATTGAACTGGGGGCAAAATATCTCCGGATCGCAGCTTTGTGCTATCCGTTTATTGCCCTTACAAATGTATATGTGGCAATGCTGCGTGCTTCTAATAAAGTAGTATTTCCGGTGATCTGCAGCTGCATTGCCATTGCTATTAATATTTGCTTAAACTATGTGCTTATTTTTGGAAAATTTGGTGCACCGACCATGGGTGTAGCAGGTGCAGCCTGTGCCACACTTATTGCCAGATGCATTGAGGTAACTTTAGTGCTTTGTTATGTGTATGGGAAAAAGCTGCCTCTTGCCTGTGGATTTAAGGGGATGTTTGGATGGCATAAGACCTTTATTGCGCGGTTTGTGGAGACTTCTGCGCCTGTTATTGCAAATGAGTTTATGTGGGGACTGGGAACAACCATGTATTCACTGGCATATGGACGTATGGGTGACGATGCAGTGGCTGCCATTACCATTGCAACTACCATTCAGGATATTGCGGTGGTATTATTCCAGGGCTTAAGTGCTGCTACAGCAGTTATCCTGGGAAATGAACTTGGTGCAGGTAAGTTAAAACGTGCAGAAAAATATGCTACCCAGTTTTTCATTCTTCAGTTTATTGTGACGATAACAGCGGGTGTGTGTCTCATATTGGGACGCTGGAAGATCATCGGCATTTACAGTATCACCCCAGAAGTGGCTATGGATGTAAGCCGCTGTCTGCTGGTATTTGCTGCGTATATGCCTGCAAAAATGTTTAACTATGTAAATATTGTAGGTGTACTACGAAGCGGTGGTGATACCAGGATGTGCTTATTCCTGGATACCAGTGGAGTCTGGTTCATTGGTGTTCCGTTAGCGTTTTTAGGAGCGTTGGTATGGCATCTTCCCATTTATTGGGTATATGCCCTTGTTATGTCAGAAGAAGTTTATAAGACGATCCTGGGCTACATGCGCTATCGCCAGAAAAAGTGGCTTAAAAATCTGGCCATCCAGGTCTGA